In Caldicellulosiruptor morganii, the following proteins share a genomic window:
- a CDS encoding putative CRISPR-associated protein, which produces MSILTNLKKDLNFIEDIYSYSNYTENEFSVEKKKIFDEFLNAVEEQLLKSDITKIKKVSAELNALMEFYKINSLKDLPKTDMYCFLHTDTYLGKNIAKILENVFKKNGIGNVFIETSSYLRTSDFEKFSFSLSELAKKLAETLKEYKSNGYKIIFNLTGGFKSINSFLQTVASLYADESIYIFETSNSLLRIPKLPVKVDDTIFIEHFDLFRMLDLGIYNERIKKEIYKLPEILYLEIDGDFIISAWGTLVWQEVKENTYKERLNNPISDKIRISDYLKKQFEDLNPFERLQLNKKIDDFEKAVATNFGYNPSSLRFHELEGKISKIYKYEFYPFDGDDSRRLYIREDEDGIYILDKIDKHLK; this is translated from the coding sequence TTGAGTATACTAACAAATCTTAAAAAGGATTTGAATTTTATCGAGGATATTTATAGTTATTCTAACTATACTGAAAATGAGTTTTCTGTCGAAAAGAAGAAGATATTTGATGAGTTTTTGAATGCTGTTGAGGAGCAACTTTTAAAGTCAGATATAACAAAAATAAAAAAGGTAAGTGCAGAACTGAATGCCTTGATGGAATTTTATAAAATAAACAGTTTAAAAGATTTGCCTAAAACTGATATGTATTGTTTTTTGCATACAGATACATATCTGGGAAAAAACATTGCTAAGATTTTAGAGAATGTTTTTAAAAAAAATGGAATTGGTAATGTTTTTATAGAAACTTCCTCTTATCTTAGAACATCTGACTTTGAAAAATTTTCTTTCTCCTTATCCGAGCTGGCTAAAAAATTGGCAGAAACGTTGAAAGAATATAAATCAAATGGTTATAAAATAATTTTTAACCTCACAGGCGGTTTTAAAAGTATAAACAGCTTTCTTCAAACTGTCGCATCTTTGTATGCCGATGAAAGCATATATATCTTTGAAACAAGCAATAGTTTATTGAGAATTCCAAAGCTCCCCGTAAAGGTAGATGATACTATCTTTATAGAACATTTTGACTTATTTAGGATGTTAGATCTTGGAATATACAATGAAAGGATTAAAAAGGAAATATACAAGTTACCTGAAATTCTATATTTAGAAATAGATGGCGATTTTATTATCTCAGCATGGGGAACCCTTGTCTGGCAGGAAGTAAAAGAAAACACTTATAAAGAAAGGCTAAACAATCCAATTTCTGATAAAATCAGAATATCTGATTATTTGAAAAAACAATTTGAAGATTTAAATCCTTTTGAACGCTTGCAACTGAATAAAAAAATTGATGATTTTGAAAAAGCAGTTGCTACAAACTTTGGCTATAATCCTTCTTCTCTTAGATTTCACGAATTAGAAGGTAAAATCTCCAAAATTTATAAGTATGAGTTTTATCCTTTCGATGGTGACGATAGCAGAAGACTATATATTAGAGAAGATGAAGATGGTATATATATTCTGGATAAAATTGATAAGCATCTTAAATAG
- a CDS encoding IS200/IS605 family accessory protein TnpB-related protein, with the protein MVTVQAKLIFESFEDRQKVLELMRRWSSCMRFAYKRLLEGYNRNSLKRELQGIFDLNSRYVDDAIMKAKAVLESCKQRGEDPRKAIFGGRELFEKLKKRHINGKPYRKLKIEWQEKRKGNLYSRGDRSKKGNLNTRIVVNKSGTFLRINVGDRKYVFARLSAGYKKGKDRRQILQEIAALGVPYSVELKLKNKNVYAYFSAEELFPAIEITRENGAIGIDTNAYPNHMAWVEVDRSGQFMRYGTIPMPELESGSFEKREYYRWQYAHEIVKIAREKRKAIVIERLDVKDKGRRGDFSGRKSRRIRHFFSYRSLLDKIRILAKREGIEVIEANPAYTSVIGMLKFAPQFMISKDVASAYVIARRGLGKKERIPANYMKLLNSLDASSLEELKEYVRKEVKNANLRKRQIKEIEYVMRKIQSSGSEPGRLFAPLDGTSAISCSESYNLWRVFRVAVVTPLSPDRVLRDMSVLKRILVSGQVGGPKIGASSCFLG; encoded by the coding sequence GTGGTAACAGTTCAGGCTAAGCTGATTTTTGAAAGTTTTGAAGACAGGCAAAAGGTACTGGAGCTTATGAGAAGATGGTCTTCATGCATGAGATTTGCATACAAAAGACTTTTAGAAGGCTATAATAGAAATAGCCTCAAAAGAGAACTGCAAGGGATTTTTGATTTGAACTCAAGGTATGTAGATGATGCAATAATGAAAGCAAAAGCTGTTTTAGAGTCCTGCAAGCAAAGAGGGGAAGACCCAAGGAAGGCTATCTTTGGTGGCAGAGAGCTTTTCGAAAAACTCAAAAAGCGACACATAAACGGCAAGCCTTACAGAAAACTTAAGATTGAGTGGCAGGAAAAAAGGAAAGGAAATCTTTATTCAAGAGGAGACAGAAGCAAGAAAGGAAACTTGAACACGAGGATTGTGGTAAATAAAAGTGGCACATTTTTGAGGATAAATGTAGGAGATAGAAAATATGTATTTGCAAGATTATCAGCCGGTTATAAGAAAGGCAAAGACAGAAGACAAATTTTACAGGAGATTGCTGCCCTTGGAGTGCCTTATTCGGTAGAGCTAAAACTCAAAAATAAGAATGTGTATGCTTACTTTTCAGCAGAAGAACTCTTTCCGGCGATAGAAATCACCAGGGAAAATGGTGCTATAGGGATAGATACAAATGCATATCCAAATCACATGGCATGGGTAGAGGTGGACAGGAGCGGGCAGTTTATGAGATATGGCACGATTCCAATGCCAGAGCTTGAAAGTGGAAGTTTTGAAAAAAGAGAGTATTACAGATGGCAGTATGCACATGAGATTGTAAAGATTGCAAGAGAGAAAAGAAAAGCTATTGTGATAGAGAGGCTGGATGTAAAAGACAAAGGAAGAAGAGGAGATTTTTCTGGTAGAAAATCAAGACGGATAAGACATTTTTTCAGCTACAGGTCGCTTCTTGACAAAATCAGGATTTTAGCAAAACGAGAAGGGATAGAGGTTATAGAAGCAAATCCTGCATACACATCGGTGATAGGGATGCTAAAGTTCGCACCGCAGTTTATGATAAGCAAAGATGTTGCAAGTGCATATGTGATAGCAAGAAGAGGACTTGGAAAAAAAGAGAGAATACCTGCTAACTACATGAAGCTTTTAAATAGTCTTGATGCCAGCAGTTTAGAAGAGCTGAAAGAGTATGTAAGAAAAGAAGTTAAAAATGCCAACTTGAGAAAAAGGCAAATCAAAGAGATTGAATATGTAATGCGTAAGATACAAAGCTCTGGGAGTGAGCCAGGGAGGCTATTTGCACCTCTGGATGGAACAAGTGCGATTAGCTGTAGCGAGAGCTACAATCTCTGGCGAGTTTTCAGGGTAGCGGTGGTGACACCACTCTCCCCTGACAGGGTATTGCGTGACATGTCTGTCCTGAAACGGATATTGGTTTCAGGGCAAGTGGGGGGACCGAAAATCGGCGCAAGTTCCTGCTTCTTGGGGTAG